Proteins encoded by one window of Panicum virgatum strain AP13 chromosome 7N, P.virgatum_v5, whole genome shotgun sequence:
- the LOC120680809 gene encoding ubiquitin-conjugating enzyme E2 variant 1C-like, with protein MPPGPAGLQRESLLLYPSFLVLLRPAATGTGTGTGTFPLRSSLLSHHCCIGRMHACIAVPRNFRLLERGEKGIGDGTVSYGMDDGDDIFMRSWTGTIIGPLNVEGNKFQMLSKWQREYTMEHILTQLKKEMAAPQNRKLVQPAAPGRDFLHPTRKLMKRYI; from the exons atgccgcccggcccggccgggtTGCAAAgggaaagcttgctgctgtatCCTTCCTTCCTCGTcttgctccgccccgccgccaccggcaccggcaccggcaccggcaccttTCCTTTGcgctcttctcttctctctcaccATTGTTGCATTggccgcatgcatgcatgcatcgcaGTGCCCCGCAACTTCCGGCTGCTGGAGCGCGGCGAGAAGGGCATCGGCGACGGCACCGTCAGCTACGGCatggacgacggcgacgacatcttCATGCGCTCTTGGACAGGAACCATCATAGGGCCCCTCAAC GTTGAAGGGAACAAGTTCCAGATGCTGTCCAAGTGGCAGCGGGAGTACACGATGGAGCACATCCTGACGCAGCTCAAGAAGGAGATGGCGGCGCCGCAGAACCGCAAGCTGGTGCAGCCAGCAGCCCCCGGAAGGGACTTTCTTCACCCAACAAGAAAATTAATGAAAAGATATATATGA
- the LOC120682139 gene encoding probable serine/threonine-protein kinase BSK3, whose protein sequence is MGACVSRVTVCCCRTPRNGVTNDNTDAVTEEQGEAYELPVFQEFTFEQLRLATSGFAVENIVSEHGEKAPNVVYKGKLDAQRRIAVKRFNRSAWPDPRQFLEEARSVGQIQSKRLANLLGCCCEGDERLLVAEYMPNDTLAKHLFHWESQAMKWPMRLRVVLYLAEALEYCTSRGRALYHDLNAYRVLFDDDCNPRLSCFGLMKNSRDGKSYSTNLAFTPPEYMRTGRITPESVIYSFGTMLLDVLSGKHIPPSHALDLIRDRNFNMLTDSCLEGQFSNEEGTELVRLASRCLHYEPRERPNVRSLVQSLAPLQKDVETPSYELMDIPRGGVSSIQSLPLSPLAEACSRKDLTAIHEILEKTGYKDDEGTANELSFQMWTNQMQDTLNSKKKGDNAFRQKDFTTAIDCYSQFIEVGTMVSPTIYARRCLSYLMNDMPQEALSDAMQALVISPTWPTAFYLQAAALLAQGIENEAQEALKDGCNLEQSSSSGH, encoded by the exons ATGGGCGCCTGCGTGTCCAGGGTCACCGTCTGCTGCTGCCGCACGCCGCGCAACGGCGTAACCAACGACAACACTGATGCTG TGACGGAGGAGCAGGGGGAGGCATACGAGCTACCGGTCTTCCAGGAGTTCACCTTTGAGCAGTTGCGCCTCGCTACGTCAGGGTTCGCCGTCGAGAACATCGTGTCTGAGCACGGCGAGAAAGCGCCCAATGTGGTATACAAGGGGAAGCTCGATGCCCAGCGCCGCATCGCCGTCAAGCGCTTCAACCGCTCTGCCTGGCCTGACCCACGCCAGTTCCTG GAAGAAGCTAGATCAGTTGGCCAGATCCAGAGCAAAAGATTGGCAAATTTGCTTGGTTGTTGCTGTGAAGGTGATGAGAGATTGCTTGTTGCAGAGTACATGCCCAATGACACGCTAGCCAAACATCTTTTCCATT GGGAATCACAAGCAATGAAATGGCCCATGAGATTAAGGGTTGTTCTCTATCTTGCCGAGGCTTTAGAATACTGCACCAGCAGGGGTCGTGCGCTCTACCATGATCTCAATGCCTACAGAGTTCTGTTTGATGAT GACTGTAATCCTAGACTTTCCTGTTTTGGCCTCATGAAGAACAGTCGGGATGGGAAAAGTTACAGTACGAATTTAGCCTTTACACCTCCAGAATACATGAGGACTG GACGAATCACTCCTGAAAGTGTCATATACAGCTTCGGGACCATGCTATTGGATGTTCTTAGTGGGAAGCATATTCCTCCTAGCCAT GCCCTTGACCTGATTCGAGATCGGAACTTTAATATGCTTACAGACTCGTGTTTGGAGGGTCAATTTTCGAATGAGGAAGGAACGGAACTGGTGCGGTTAGCTTCAAGGTGCCTTCACTATGAACCCCGCGAGCGACCTAACGTAAGATCACTTGTGCAATCATTGGCTCCTCTTCAGAAGGATGTTGAG ACTCCGTCTTATGAACTGATGGACATTCCACGTGGCGGTGTATCATCTATCCAATCATTACCTCTTTCCCCTCTCGCCGAAGCCTGTTCCAGAAAGGATCTGACAGCAATACATGAAATTCTAGAAAAGACAGGCTACAAGGATGACGAGGGGACAGCAAATGAG CTCTCGTTTCAAATGTGGACAAATCAAATGCAAGATACTTTGAACTCAAAGAAGAAGGGCGACAATGCTTTTCGTCAAAAGGATTTTACTACAGCCATTGATTGTTATTCCCAG TTCATTGAAGTTGGCACAATGGTTTCACCAACCATTTATGCTCGGCGCTGCCTGTCATATCTGATGAATGACATGCCACAAGAAGCATTGAGTGATGCAATGCAGGCTCTAGTAATATCTCCAACATGGCCAACAGCATTCTATCTTCAGGCAGCAGCATTACTAGCACAAGGCATAGAGAATGAAGCTCAAGAAGCACTAAAAGATGGTTGTAACCTAGAGCAAAGTAGCAGCAGTGGGCATTGA
- the LOC120680810 gene encoding protein GL2-INTERACTING REPRESSOR 1-like gives MSGEEQGKRSPMSGAAESSSPASSCVSSDAEDEVVVVQAAKPMVVVGCPQCLMYVMLSGEEAQPKCPRCKSPVLLHFLRADADADADAASNNNTKLPAATARR, from the coding sequence ATGAGCGGCGAGGAGCAGGGGAAGAGGTCGCCGATGTCCGGGGCGGCagagtcgtcgtcgccggcgagctcgtgcGTGTCGTCGGACGCGGAggacgaggtggtggtggtgcaggcggcgaagccgatggtggtggtgggttGCCCGCAGTGCCTCATGTACGTGATGCTGTCCGGGGAGGAGGCGCAGCCCAAGTGCCCGCGGTGCAAGAGCCCCGTGCTGCTGCACTTCCTccgcgccgacgccgacgccgacgccgacgccgccagcaacaacaacaccaaGCTGCCGGCTGCCACCGCCAGGCGCTAG
- the LOC120683266 gene encoding casparian strip membrane protein 1, protein MMSTSSEAAPAPAATVIPIDDVARHHGKAPAVATAPPPAASSAAPAAAAAAATTAAPRKTGLPFFRRADRGSRCVALVDLVLRIAAFGPTLAAAIATATSDETLSVFTQFFQFRARFDDFPALLFFMVANAIAAGYLVLSLPFSAAIVLRPQAIGLRHLLLVCDLIMVGMLTAAAAAAAAIVDLAHSGNIRANWVPICMQFHGFCQRTSGSVVASFLAVLVLIFLVILAAFAIRRR, encoded by the exons ATGATGAGCACCAGCAGCGAggccgccccggccccggccgcgACCGTCATCCCCATCGACGACGTCGCCCGCCACCACGGCAAGGCCCCGGCCGTGGCCACGGCGCCTCCTCCCGCGGCATCGTCAGCGGCCcccgcggctgctgctgctgctgcgacgacggcggcgcctcgCAAGACGGGGCTCCCGTTCTTCCGGCGCGCCGACCGCGGCAGCCGGTGCGTGGCGCTCGTCGACTTGGTGCTGAGGATCGCGGCCTTCGGTCCCacactcgccgccgccatcgccacgGCCACCTCCGACGAGACGCTCTCCGTCTTCACCCAGTTCTTCCAGTTCCGCgcccgcttcgacgacttcccGGCGCTCCT GTTCTTCATGGTGGCCAACGCGATCGCGGCGGGGTACCTGGTGCTGTCCCTCCCCTTCTCCGCCGCCATCGTCCTGCGCCCACAGGCCATCGGCCtgcgccacctcctgctcgtCTGCGACTTG ATCATGGTGGGGATGCTGACggccgcggctgctgctgctgcggccatCGTGGACCTGGCGCACTCGGGGAACATTCGCGCCAACTGGGTGCCCATCTGCATGCAGTTCCACGGCTTCTGCCAGCGCACCAGCGGCagcgtcgtcgcctccttcctcGCCGTCCTCGTCTTGATATTCCTCGTCATCTTGGCCGCCTTCGCCATCAGGAGACGCTGA